Genomic DNA from Theobroma cacao cultivar B97-61/B2 chromosome 3, Criollo_cocoa_genome_V2, whole genome shotgun sequence:
ttgattttttttttgaattatatagAAGCTAATTAcgtcttttttttattgggtTCTTCTAAATCATGCAGTTCCATCGGTGGCTTCTATGCAAATGTAGCTGCTTTGCTACTTTTCGCCTGTGGCCACACGTTGTGgccttttgttcttgatgtGAACTTCTATTTTGGGGCAGTTTACGTCGACTGGTTCAGTTAATGCTTGTTTGGCATGCGATTACCTCTCTCATTCTGTTGGTGTCGGCGGTTAAGTTGGCACCACCTGCTTGAGAGAGAAGGATCTCTTCACTACCTTTACCTAATTTTCTGTACCTTGTTATGGCTAGTAAGTTGGACAGTCCGGTACAGACCCAGGTGGCTGTTGCCGTTTTTAATGGTATATGTAATGGAGAGTACCATGGGAATACAAGGGCTAGACCTTCTAGGACGCGGCGCGTATTTGTGCAGACTGAAACTGGTTGTGTCTTGGGATTAGAATTGGATCGGAATGACAATGCTCATACAGTTAAAAGGAGGCTTCAGCTTGCCCTTAATGTCCCTACAGATGAGAGCTCTTTAACATATGGTGATCTTACTTTAAAGAATGATCTCAGTGCCATTCGAAATGATTCCCCACTTCTTCTCACTCGAAATGCCATGCACAGGAGTTCATCCACTCCATGTCTCTCACCTACAGGGAAGAATTTTCAACAGGGAGATCAAAGTGGTCCAATTGAAATATTAGGGTGCTCAAATCGTTTTGCTGGAACAACTGAACTGGTGAAGGACATTATTAGGGCAATCAAGAATGGTGTTGATCCGATCCCTGTAAATAGTGGGCTTGGTGGTGCTTATTACTTTAGAAACATCAAGGGTGAGAATGCGGCTATCGTGAAGCCAACAGATGAAGAACCTTTTGCACCAAATAACCCGAAAGGCTTTGTAGGGAAAGCTCTTGGCCAGCCTGGTCTGAAACATTCAGTGAGAGTAGGGGAAACAGGATTCCGAGAAGTAGCTGCCTACCTTTTAGATTATGGTCACTTTGCCAATGTGCCTCCTACTGTTCTTGTAAAGGTTACTCACTCAGTCTTCAATGTCAATGACGGTGTGAACAGGAACAAGCatcagaaaaagaagaaggtcAGCAAGATTGCATCACTGCAACAGTTCATTCCTCATGACTTTGATGCTAGTGACCATGGAACTTCAAGCTTTCCGGTTGATGCTATACATAGAATAGGGATATTGGATGTTAGGATCTTTAACACTGACAGGCATGCAGGAAACCTTTTGGTCAGGAAGCTTAGTGGGGTTGAGGGCTTTGGTCAAGTGGAACTAATTCCAATAGATCATGGCCTTTGCTTGCCTGAGAGTTTGGAGGACCCGTATTTTGAGTGGATCCACTGGCCTCAGGCATCAATTCCTTTCTCTGCAGATGAACTTGAGTATATAAAGAATCTTGATCCAGTTCGTGACTGTGATATGCTGCGGGCAGAATTGCCCATGATTCGAGAGGCATGTCTCCGTGTTTTGGTCCTTTGTTCGATATTTCTTCAGGAAGCAGCTGCTTTTGGACTGTGTCTTGCTGAAATTGGTGAGATGATGAGTAGGGAGTTCCATGGCCAAGAGGAGGAGCCAAGTGAACTTGAGGTTGTGTGCCTTGAGGCAAAAGAACTCACAATGGAGATCGACATGTCATTTTTTGAATCTGATGAAGGAGATAATGAGTTTCAGTTTGACATGGATTGTGAGGCAGCAGAGGTCAATGTTGCCCCAAAGATGTCTGGTTTGTTTGCTAAACTGCCCTTTTATTATCGGTCTGAAAGTCTTAATGCAAAAAACCTTCTAGCTCAAGTAGATGAGAATCTTGAAGAGTCTGAAATTCAGGTGGATGGAGGGCCCATAAGTGCTGCAGTTGCTT
This window encodes:
- the LOC18604912 gene encoding phosphatidylinositol 4-kinase gamma 7 → MASKLDSPVQTQVAVAVFNGICNGEYHGNTRARPSRTRRVFVQTETGCVLGLELDRNDNAHTVKRRLQLALNVPTDESSLTYGDLTLKNDLSAIRNDSPLLLTRNAMHRSSSTPCLSPTGKNFQQGDQSGPIEILGCSNRFAGTTELVKDIIRAIKNGVDPIPVNSGLGGAYYFRNIKGENAAIVKPTDEEPFAPNNPKGFVGKALGQPGLKHSVRVGETGFREVAAYLLDYGHFANVPPTVLVKVTHSVFNVNDGVNRNKHQKKKKVSKIASLQQFIPHDFDASDHGTSSFPVDAIHRIGILDVRIFNTDRHAGNLLVRKLSGVEGFGQVELIPIDHGLCLPESLEDPYFEWIHWPQASIPFSADELEYIKNLDPVRDCDMLRAELPMIREACLRVLVLCSIFLQEAAAFGLCLAEIGEMMSREFHGQEEEPSELEVVCLEAKELTMEIDMSFFESDEGDNEFQFDMDCEAAEVNVAPKMSGLFAKLPFYYRSESLNAKNLLAQVDENLEESEIQVDGGPISAAVACGHKDDWVYTASRLSLSLKKVNLGEKGFHYHGGKQKGKMIGYSSRMIRSANEHLPTSTSFVKFADMSEEEWNLFIEKFKELLYPAFAKRRSRTIVQRQRLGTSCQF